TTATTAGTGCTGGTGCAAATATGTTTCATTTCATGCCTATGGTTACTACAATTAGGCGGTGGTCTTAATTCTAACGTGAATGAGGTAACAGTTCTAAGTGAGAACTCGCGGAGCAAGGCAGCAAATTCAAAAGATTTTACAAAGGAGCCATATTCAATGACATTGCATAGCGTCAGAGGTGTGAATTTCATTACGAAAGCAACAACGGCGGTGTTAACTGAGCAGATGAATGGACAAGAGGTGTTAAATCATGTTGTGATGAATAGTACTAGAAATAGTAGAAGCAATCAATCAAGGATAGTTAGCGGCAATTTTAAAAAAGACTTTTATCTCAAAACATACAGACTGAATAAAACCACTATAGAGCTAGGAAATGGTAATATATCGAACAGCGATATTCTTTGGTGCTTCCGTGAGGGTAGTATTGATGAAGCGTCTCAGCTGACAAATGATGAGACAGCACAAAATAATGCCATTTCATGGGAGGAGGACGACAAGGTTGATGATCAATGTAAATGTCGTGCTGGATGGCATGGGCGTGATTGTGGGCAACCAGAAGTTATGTGGCGTGCTTTACTAACGGCGAAGTCTCGTTTCCAACTACAGCAACCAAACAAATCaactaatataaaaattttaatttggttaATTGAAGGAATTTTTCTCAATTTAGATTTATTAGATTTACAAATAAGTATGTTAAAAGATATAGTCGAttattttgtgatatttattagatcaacagcAGATAAGGATACAGCACATTGGTTGAAGCAGACGCTGAGTAGTAAGCGTTATCTAATATACCACTGCGAAAGGAAGCGTATGAGTACTGAAAACACGAATTGCAGCACCGCACAAGCATATGCCCACTTTCGTCGCCACTTGCAAGAAAACCCCTACATATTTAGGCATACACTACAACCAAGCGATTTATTGCTTTACACCAATGATTGCGTCTTGCCATCACCACAAGCACTACGTTTTATGAAATACTATGCTACCGATGTGCGAAATGTACCTTTTCGTTTGAAATATGTTGTGTATGGATTTTACTGGCAACATCCAAATCAAACTCAACTCAACGGTCTTATAAGTTCCTTTGCCCATGTGGACAACGCGCTAAGTCACATAGCTGCTGCTACACTCACCGCCGAAGCTAGTCAGACACCACCTTTTGTTATTGGCGATTTAAATCATTTTGGTGGTTGGTATTGTAAATATTGCCAACAACCGGAGGATATTATAGCCGAATTACATGCTGAGTCCAGTTCTAAGCGCGAAGTAAAATTTCCTGATGCAGTACGTGGACGTAATATTGATGTGACATATTTGCAAAAGCTAATTGCGAACGGCATTTATGTTGATGGTAAGACGCAATTGCAACGTAATCGACGTTATTCAGATCAATATTATGCACCGGCAATAGCGGAAGCAGGAAGAGCTAAATATGGAAATCTTCTAGTAAATTTATATGAGTCATTTGATGATGATATTGAATATGAAGATGGACATTATTAATTAAGTTAGTTATATGTGGTCGTATGCAATACCCGTTTACGTAGAAGATTTGAGAAATAGACATGTGTGTCAAAACGGTGTCCTTCAAGACATTTGTATATAAGTCGCTTTAATAgcatttttacatattttctgATATGGCATCAAAACTTTAATTTGATTTGTGTCTAAGTGTTAGAGAAGACCTAAGCGATAAAAGCAAAAGACCTAAAAATAGGAGAACGTAAAATCGAAATACATATATGTCAAGAAAAATATTCAAGCATTCAACTTACTTTAAACTATGCCAGTTTCCAAAAGAAATGACGGTCTCGGagaacttttttaatatttttttgatcTTTGTAAATCCCGGCGAAATTTTTTAATAGTTGTAACTTTCTGTCTTGGCATCCGCTTTATAAAATTGATATGTAGTTATTTTAATCGCGATAAGCACTATCATTTATTCCATAAGGACATAGAAAGCTTCTTATTAATGACATAAGTTTTAAGattcaaattttaaataaccaagttgcaataaaacaagtaagggtttCTAAGTTCTCATTCCGCCGAACATTATATGCTCAGCTGAGAGCAtctatagatagatagataattaattgaggatcgcactgcgaccattggcctattgtgccctcagctgcTTAACatcacctcatccaagccgacatctcttaTGAACCCCATCGGTTCACCTGGCTTGAgagatttgatgtgagaatgctctggccatggtgagcccattaacttagccctacgtcttgagattgcgtcacactccaggagtacattgtccgccgtctccgctgatcgatcacaaaaccgacatgtgttgttcgataATATACCCAGCTTTGGCATGTGACTGAGTGCTTCTATGGTACAGTTCATTTATTTTCAGTTTTGCTTAAAGCTTAGACCGATTTGTCGTTAGGtcttatttaaataaaagtatttttTCGACCAAACTCCAAAACATATGTTCTTAGACTATATATAGTATAGGCTAGACATCgtaaaaaaagaagctaaaataaaactaaagattttttttatcaTATCATCTAATGCAAATATTTAGCAAAACCACTAGCTCGATCAAAAATTACATGGGGTTACACTGATCCCAAAGCGTTTGGTCGGAAAAGAAAGACCGATGAGGTATGTAGAACCGGCTGCTGTGGGAAGTGCACGGCCAGAAGTAATTTGGCAGcttcaaaaataataattttagcttGAGGAGACCTTCAGCCTTATCCACAGAGTTGGTAAACTCCTTTGCCGGATCAAGGCAATCGAACACACtgttcactgctacaacaacaacaacgcaggtATCAGAATTCAATACCCAATTTTCGTAGAAGGGCACTGCATACTTCCCTaggcgttgttgttgtagcaataaagaccctccccgaaggttttggtgagtgatatcgatgttgatggtccctttccggatatagatccggtacgttccggcaacaagcaatattaaggtacaagcccgaccatatcggaaacgatttaatatgatcacattgaatcttctaggccatccagcccccacctcctagttccatgaggattcgccacgggtaggtgaggttgacaatttggtttgagaagctataaattgtgctggcaatcccttgaaagggttgcgctacacaaccccttgaatcgtttgggtattttagtcgcgacaggcatacctgccgcgggtatattctaagaccGCTGGCCGTCGCTTGTTGCTTCGCCTCGTCTTTGATCTAAATTCTGCAACAGgttaactcttacttatccagaatcacgCGGGAAGCAAGAGATAACCCAGCAGGCGACTGCTTGATTTAGCTCCGGCTCAGACGCAAATAAGCGGGCGTCTCGAAAGCATATTGAGAGGTCTGAAGGAACATATAGCCCAGATTTCTGGAGCGGAGAAATGTAAGCAGGCAACCGCAGTTGCATCCATACTTCGTTGATCTGAATAACTCGAGTCACTCGCGACGAACTGCGACAGTAGAGCCAAATTTCCAACTATTGCAGAAAAAGAAGCCTAAAAACTCATTGTATAACTTTGAACCGAAACAAtgaatttaattgtataaaatgtTGATTTGTAAGATTTTGATTagaatgcatatgtatgtatgtattaaaatttTGGTTTAAGATATTTCAAGAATTTTGATAAGGTGCAACAGGAATTATGACATATCATCATAAATGTTATTACTTAATATgaataaattatatattaaatatgtGCATCcaatattatatttttctttatgtAATATGGGTGTTTCAAGCGTTATGGAAaaccaaaattttcaattacatctgttaacaataaaacgtgcgattaCATTTTTTCTATATACCCAGCGAAATCGGAAATAGAAATTTATTATAGATaacaatatttatgtatatttatgtgtgtacatTTGTAGTATAGATCTTTcatattttttgcaaaatttcatttGTAACGTTTAAATTACAATTTTATAACAAATGCTgtgataaaaatttatttgattgaaATGCAAAACATTGTAAAAAAATGTGGTTTATTTGGAATCGTTTTTGCATCAAACCTTTGAGGTAAAATCCcgaattttaataatttgaatttttgcaAAACAATATTTATCTAATTTTATAGcaaattataaatatatgtaGAAGCATTTGTTAGTTAAGTCGTGTTGGATTTAAATTTATAATCTTAAGTAAAAGCTAAAAAAACGCCACGCACCTAAATGTGTCTAATAAATCAATTTCAATCTTGGTAAATAATCCTAATATACTATGaaagaaatatatatgtatttcggCTTCACTATTCATACTTTCTTTAGTTTATTTGATCATTTGAATCATTAAGTGTCCAAAATCCCAGGAGCCTTAAGATGTAACTtagtttttgaaaaacaaaatgtGCGGATAGCTTGAGCCGTGGGCCAGTTTTTGCGCAATCAAGGAGAAAGGTCACAAAAACCAATAttgcagctgttgttgttgttgttgtagcgattaggttactccccgaaggctttggggagtgttatcgatgtgatggtcctttgtcggatacagatccgatacgctccggtaacacagcaccattaaggtgctggcccgaccatctcgggaacgatttatatggcctcattgaaccttcaggccatccctccctccccacccccaagttccatgaggagcttggggtcgccagagcctcgtctgttagtgaaacgggattcgccgctcgaaggtgaggttgacaattgggttggagaagctatatattgcgctacacaaccccttgaatccccaatATTGCAGCTCGCTTTCTAGGGCTTAAAAGCATTTTTCGTCTATTACTAAAACCATATCCTGGTATAGCGTTGAAACCGTTTTGCTAAGTTCAAAAATTTGTACtgaaaaataaattatgaaataaatatttcaGAAGTTCTCGCAAATGTTCTCAGCTTTTGTGCCTGTGTCTTTCATACATTTTGCTGATCGCTTTTAAATCGTTCGTTTTTGCAGCGGAAACTTTATAGTCGTCGGTTCGGAATGATTTGGTGGCTAAGGCCGGCTTTAGTTATCAAATTTTCAACACATGTTTCGGGCAGTGTTATAATTTAAGTCCTTAACtcgatagatagatgttgtgaggttaagccctcgttctctttacaacacctcatccaagccgagttaTCTGAGAAAATGCAGAATGCTTCTCGGtttcagagagtgtatgtgactatttccTACTTTcgatgatcctaggatcctaagccttcgtctcgcgactgcatcgcgttccttcaggatgtgttctgcagtctcatcttcgcAATCACGGAaccgacagaggctactagacgatatgcccaatttatgcatatggctaTTTATcctgcagtgacctgtgagtatacctgttaaaatcctaagcctagtttttgggaggttaatcatagctttatatcgctttgagttgtacccccctattagtgcctttgcatgccgaagtcctggactttcgcgccagtaTTGTTCTCTGAAGCACGCCTCTTTTTGTCTAAAATCTTCCCTatttgtatgtgaccctattggcacgatgggctcgggtcctatttgctttccggccgctgccaacctggcaagctcgtccgcttgctcgttaccatctactcctctgtgtccaggtacccatgctagtcggatggtgttattgactcctacactgtttaacctctctacgcactcaaggactgttgatgatttattCTCAACAGAAGATAATGCCTTGAGCGCAGCCTGACTCTCGCTGAGTATAACGAGTTTCTCGTTGGTATATACCCgatgtaaatttatctctgcacaccggcttatggcaacaacttcggcttggaagatgttcggatattttccgagtagTAGGGATATTTTGGTTGGCGGCCGAAGATCCACGCTCCTATGCCCTGCGgagtcttcgagccatcggtgtaccatattatagtgtgttcctggtggagcgcttcaatcctggaggtATCCCACGTAgacttgttccccagctctattttgaagcgcttatCACCTTAATTAGCTTCTTCATGTCATCACTGGGAAGTTGgatgagtggaatctgctccttcaGCTTCTCCATGTTTCATGattgtatcactttgcctcttccacatccctctttagtTATGTTTACTGaagtactcctggctgcctgctcaattattatatgtagaggcgttaactcaagcaACACATCCATTAccgccgtcgggcatgttcgcatggctcccgtaatgcagacacatgcCAAGCATTGAAGCATCGTGAATGATTTTTGAATGGTCACCATGGTCGTCCTTGATGCGCACGCAACTGCTCCatacactatgataggtctcactatcatagtgcacaaccatcttaggatctttgggctccatccccaggatcttcctgcaatacgtctgcacgccattattgctcttgtggcTTTTGATATGATGTTGTCGACGTGCTtcctccataagagcttagagtagaacgtgactcccaagtatttcacctcagtcGTTGACTCCACCTGTACTCCCTCTattgtgatttgcctaatcccttccagtATTCTTCTCCTGGTGAAGGGCACAATCGCTGTCTTGTTGGGGTTGATGCTTAGCCTTAGACGGAGGGCCGACAGACACGCCcacctcagtacaccattctttcgttatcCTCAATGtcctttgcattatgtcgcaaagtgtgctctcaaatttgccccttacaatGATAAAAATATCATCCGCATACCCCTGACATCGAATTCCGttgtctgagagcctctgtagaagttcatctacaACCAGGCcccacagcaggggtgacaggacgcccccttgtggacatcccatcgttgttttgatctctactgtaccgtccccacttgaggtatcggcaatcctcgtacgcaataaggcgtttatccacatacggattggacgttgtatctctcttctctcgagtgcccgattcacactttcatgtgtcgtgttgtcgaaagcccGCTCTATCTCAAAAATGCGCATAGCGTTACCTCCCCGCACTCGAGCGtactttggatttctgtggacagctgacacaatgcagtttctgtcgaTATTCAGGTGTGTCATGGAATCCAATCCAAAAATGTCACAACCAattccaaaaatgtttattggtttTCCAATTACGGcagcaattggattccatgaAAACCCTGATGCGACTTAAGTGGATAGCCCAACTATCTCGTGCTCGTTTAATATGACAAATTCGAACCTTTTGGGTCATCCCTTTTTTTGCATAAGGAACTTGACGCGATGACTTAACGTATTTGGGGTCACTAGAGCTAAAAAAAAACacgattcgccgcgggtaggtgatgAATTGCGCTCGCATCCCTTTAAATCAATTGAGTTATTTTGTTTGCTTTTACGACCGGAATACCTGCAGCTTGTATATTCTACGCCGCTGGGGGTGATTTTTATTCCGTCAAGGACTTTTAAACCGCTAACTCTTTAAAAGTTCCGGTGTAAGCAACATTGTTGACCGCAGGTAGAAGGATATTCGCTTCAAGTCACAGGTAATCTACAACTGATATTTTAGCAAGATAATTGCTTCCTTTACTCAGGTTTGCACCAACATAGTAAAATATCGTAAATTTCATCTGAATACTTTGAATAGTAAGGAAATGGGTATTTGAGCTATCGTTGGGAATTTGACACAATTCAGAGCGAGACTTTttcttagatagatagatagataattaattgaggatcgccctgcaaccattggtctattgtgccctcagctgcttcacagcacctcatccaagccgacatctttgatgaaccctagcagttcacctggcttgagggatttggtGTGataatgctctggccatggtgagcccataaacttagccctacgtcttgagattgcgtcacactccaggagtacatggtccgccgtctccgctgatcgatcacaaaatcggcatgtgttgctcgatattatacccagcttttgcatgtgactgttcagtctacagtgtcctgtaagaatagctgttaggattcttaggttatctttcgataggcctattaatgccctatatcgagttgtaaccccctaacagtaacttagattgtctcaggcttGACATATTACGACAGTGTtcttccctgttgttgttgttgtagcgataaggtagctccccgaagtctttggggagtgttatcgatgtgaaggtcctttgccggatacagatccggtacgctccagtaacacagcaccgttaaggtgctagcccgaccatctcgggaacgatttatatggccacattaaaccttcaggccatccctccctccccacccccaagctcctcgccagagcctcgtctgttagtgaaacaggattcgctgcggataggtgaggttgacaattgggtttggagaagctgtatattgcgctggcaacctgaagggttgcgctatacagccccttgaatctggtattttagtcgcctcttacgacaggcatacccaccgcgggtatattctgaccctctaGCCCGCTGGGGGAAGTATTCTTCCCTCtcttccctttcttctactaatagatgcccaCTAATTTCCTGCGaacctactggcaggaacggttcaggaccaataggtcttgtcgttgctgcctctctgccaggctgtccgcctgctcattaccctcaactcccctgtggccaggaacccaggccaacagtagttcgttgtgtgctcctagttgttTGAGCTTatcaacgcactcaaggaccagttTTATTTGAGATGCCGatatcgccttgagggcggcctgactttCACTGAGTATGgtaattgtttcattggagtattcgcgctgaaggttcaggtcagcatactggcttatggcgaatacctccgcttgaaaactgctggggtatactcccagggtgttgatatcttggctctgggtcgaacgactccagatccaaacccctctggcgtcttcgagccatcggtataccgtACTATTCTATTTAGCTAATGAATGTtctcaattctgctttcctcccacgtacccttgtctcccagtccTACTTTACACCTTTTCTCATAAACTATCTGACTGAgtatatcatccctcgggagttgggAGATTGGAATCCTCTCTCTaaattcctccatgttccgggacgatatgactttaccctTGCCCGTACCCTCCTTGACGATATTCAGTAGGGTttgcttggctgactgctctattaatatatgcagcggggttagatcgaggatagcctccagcgctgttgtagggcatgtgcgcataactccggtgatgcatacacatgccagtcgatgaagttttgacagtgcttgcccCGTCGTCGCCCGAGCTGGTCTggatgcccaggctatcgagccgtatgttatcataggttttactatcatggtatacatccatcttagcacatgtgGGCTAAAGCCCCAAGATTTTTTCTTAGTTTATAACAACTTTTTGTCTAATTCGATATAGCGAAATATTGTCCACCCGCATTaagaatatttatttgaaaagcaACATCAAGATATTTAGTAAATAGTTTTTTCCAAATGGGACGGATAAAGCAAGATAATGATGAAATAACAGCCCGCAATTGGCTTAAACCTGAGACATTTCGGTACATAGACCAGGCTCGCACAACTTACGGCAGAGGTGTTTATAGTAATTGCTATGTCAAACATAAATACTCACTTATTATACTTCCACAGTGCCAGAGAAACGGCTAAAAATGGTAACATTAAATAAATGGAAAATTTGTGACAGTCCATTTGATGTCTTTGCGCCAATTctataaaattataacataaAACCGATGCACTAATAACAACAGATTGTCCAACTTCCAAGCCATTTATGCCAGCCAAAATATTTATTGCATTGGTACAAAAAACCGCAAGCATGCccatatatatgtaataaaatatgCCTAGTAAAAATTAGATTATTTGTAAAATAATTCTCTTATATATTCTTATTTTACCATACCAATATCCAAGGAATATCCAAACAATGGCCTTGCAAATTTTGGCAATATAACCGTTGTTATGTTACAGTTCACGTAGTAAACCATAAGTAGAGGCAGTGTAGCGATTGTAGGAAGCAGTAATTTGTGCCGCCAACGCAAATCTAATACGTCATCAGCGAAACCAAGAAGAATCATGCAGCAGATAGATAACAAAGCTGCGATCATT
The DNA window shown above is from Eurosta solidaginis isolate ZX-2024a chromosome 2, ASM4086904v1, whole genome shotgun sequence and carries:
- the Mgat3 gene encoding uncharacterized protein Mgat3; protein product: MPEYITITTASGGGGKTTTITKKLVLTLLVLVQICFISCLWLLQLGGGLNSNVNEVTVLSENSRSKAANSKDFTKEPYSMTLHSVRGVNFITKATTAVLTEQMNGQEVLNHVVMNSTRNSRSNQSRIVSGNFKKDFYLKTYRLNKTTIELGNGNISNSDILWCFREGSIDEASQLTNDETAQNNAISWEEDDKVDDQCKCRAGWHGRDCGQPEVMWRALLTAKSRFQLQQPNKSTNIKILIWLIEGIFLNLDLLDLQISMLKDIVDYFVIFIRSTADKDTAHWLKQTLSSKRYLIYHCERKRMSTENTNCSTAQAYAHFRRHLQENPYIFRHTLQPSDLLLYTNDCVLPSPQALRFMKYYATDVRNVPFRLKYVVYGFYWQHPNQTQLNGLISSFAHVDNALSHIAAATLTAEASQTPPFVIGDLNHFGGWYCKYCQQPEDIIAELHAESSSKREVKFPDAVRGRNIDVTYLQKLIANGIYVDGKTQLQRNRRYSDQYYAPAIAEAGRAKYGNLLVNLYESFDDDIEYEDGHY